In one window of Prevotella sp. E13-17 DNA:
- a CDS encoding fasciclin domain-containing protein — protein sequence MITKYNICNKVLGLAVATLTFVACTDAWDDHYEGSATGVNSGTIWQAIENNSDLSNFKRVAVACGYDKALKSSQVFTVFAPTNASLTDAQTESLIARYQTEKLQGIEDKDNSVVVEFLQNHIALYNHSVSSTSKDTITMMNGKYNVLTGSGIANANFIQNGEELNKLYSNGLLFTLDQSVKFVPNVFEYLRTEGEGLDSIRNFLYSGDPLYSDSKWQLYYKKFMASKSVEGGIDSLGRTVYLDSISEQTSKLFSTIGLLNKEDSTYWMVAPTNNIWKNLVEEYSKHFVYDKTVDKILSVGNIDSLNYVNTRMAIVEGTVFSRTINKAVFDGASAATDSLMSTSAVPSYELRRYFWGNDTLHYYQYFDPRGANGVLSGTTEVDCSNGKLMKASQWNFNPLETFKRTIVIEAEGRNAIKEVSKYQVNEETKDSMPTISAIPKTVPSAYSDNTPNPYYNKVSDNKYIEFEPQEGINHTVVFNITDVLSNVPYDIYLVTVPAQAETKNVSPYQRRPTKVSAYIKYKDEEGDIIGRGNGKALASKLETPTESVGYLKLAEKYVFPTSNFGLVEDNPRITLEVSTDVKSRETRQDTGTHSAVMRIDCVILKPHVD from the coding sequence ATGATTACCAAGTATAACATATGTAATAAGGTGCTAGGGCTGGCGGTCGCCACCCTCACCTTCGTGGCTTGTACTGATGCATGGGACGACCACTATGAGGGTTCGGCAACGGGCGTTAATAGCGGTACCATCTGGCAGGCTATTGAAAACAATAGTGACCTGTCGAACTTCAAGCGCGTGGCTGTGGCCTGTGGCTATGACAAGGCACTGAAGAGCAGTCAGGTGTTCACCGTGTTTGCTCCCACCAACGCATCGCTCACCGATGCACAGACCGAGTCGCTGATTGCCCGCTATCAAACTGAGAAACTGCAAGGCATCGAGGATAAAGACAACTCGGTGGTGGTGGAGTTCTTGCAGAACCACATCGCACTGTACAACCATTCGGTGTCGAGCACCAGCAAGGACACCATCACCATGATGAACGGTAAGTACAATGTGCTGACTGGTAGCGGCATCGCCAATGCCAACTTCATACAGAATGGCGAGGAGTTGAATAAACTCTATAGCAATGGTCTGCTGTTCACTCTGGACCAGAGTGTGAAGTTTGTGCCAAACGTCTTTGAGTATCTCCGTACGGAGGGTGAGGGACTGGACAGTATCCGCAATTTCCTATATAGCGGCGATCCCCTCTATAGCGATTCTAAGTGGCAGCTTTACTACAAGAAGTTCATGGCTTCGAAGAGTGTGGAGGGCGGCATTGACTCGCTGGGTAGAACCGTCTATCTGGACTCTATCTCTGAGCAGACCAGCAAGCTGTTCTCTACCATCGGTCTGCTGAACAAGGAAGACAGTACCTATTGGATGGTGGCTCCCACCAACAATATCTGGAAGAACCTGGTGGAAGAATATAGCAAACACTTCGTTTACGACAAGACCGTCGATAAAATACTGAGTGTGGGCAACATCGACTCGCTGAACTATGTCAACACACGTATGGCGATTGTTGAAGGAACCGTGTTCAGTCGTACAATCAACAAGGCGGTGTTTGACGGCGCTTCTGCTGCTACCGACTCGCTGATGTCAACCAGTGCTGTGCCCAGCTATGAGTTGCGTCGCTACTTTTGGGGCAACGACACGCTGCACTATTATCAGTATTTCGATCCCCGTGGTGCCAATGGCGTGTTGAGCGGCACGACAGAGGTGGATTGCAGTAATGGTAAACTGATGAAAGCCTCGCAGTGGAACTTCAACCCACTGGAGACCTTCAAGCGGACAATTGTCATTGAGGCAGAAGGTCGCAATGCCATCAAGGAGGTCAGCAAGTATCAGGTCAACGAGGAAACCAAGGACTCGATGCCTACCATCAGTGCTATTCCTAAGACTGTGCCCAGTGCTTACTCTGACAACACACCTAACCCATACTACAACAAGGTGTCAGACAATAAGTATATAGAGTTTGAACCTCAGGAGGGTATTAACCACACAGTGGTATTCAACATCACCGATGTTCTTTCGAATGTGCCTTACGATATCTATCTGGTCACCGTACCTGCACAGGCAGAGACCAAGAACGTGTCTCCCTATCAGCGTCGTCCAACCAAGGTGTCTGCCTATATCAAATATAAAGATGAGGAAGGTGACATCATTGGTCGTGGTAATGGTAAGGCGTTAGCCTCTAAACTGGAAACCCCAACAGAGTCTGTTGGTTACCTGAAACTGGCAGAGAAATATGTATTCCCCACATCAAACTTTGGCTTGGTCGAGGATAACCCACGTATTACGCTCGAAGTAAGCACAGACGTGAAGAGTAGGGAAACGCGTCAGGACACTGGTACTCACTCTGCTGTGATGCGTATAGACTGTGTCATCTTGAAACCACACGTAGATTAA
- a CDS encoding RagB/SusD family nutrient uptake outer membrane protein gives MNIKNIFRKGAGSVCCGFAAAFMALPMMTSCADFFEPEAEDVIFTDKDHLTNWTDTVYSLTGILNKLQVIGDRTILLGEVRGDLVDLTDAASSDLRDLALFQENDDNKYNSPRDYYAIINNCNYYIANAKIDMRNSQDKYVFMTEYAAIKAIRAWTYLQLVLNYGEVAYYEEPLLTKEAAEAAERAPKRDLDYICSELIADLESIPLQYRTEYPGIGKIRNTDSRFFYFPIDIVLGDLYLWSAKTPADYYKAATCYYNYINTRNGQSASSNYPVGVTTVMWPKGTTSWLGITAYGGDFWGSESYSNESELITMIAGDSIRAEGYYSELGNLFCSTNENQAQYSITASERLKELSASMANCVLGNNGTTVSYAPSGLDLNRSGDLRLPFCFGQNFNNYNSFKDPVTGDLVPTQVISKYKYMLNKEKREENARNNIHIYRKQMVYLRLAEALNQAGFPRAAFATLSEGLDNAILRDSIGHTIPEADSIKLAAFDFPTNNYRRASANFFVTGNAEQIPNTIGIHTRGSGYTPMNEFYKLINDTVETNEAKYRQLTAEQQVYVDSLLLDEMALELAFEGTRYYDLMRFAKRQANPGAFMKKHIEARKGKKSSAPVSRDLSDPKNWYMTWKGKLGIQ, from the coding sequence ATGAATATCAAGAATATATTTCGTAAAGGGGCTGGTTCAGTGTGCTGCGGCTTTGCAGCTGCCTTCATGGCGCTGCCCATGATGACTTCCTGCGCGGACTTCTTCGAGCCCGAGGCAGAGGACGTGATCTTCACAGACAAGGACCACCTTACCAACTGGACGGATACCGTGTATTCGCTCACAGGTATTCTGAACAAGTTGCAGGTTATTGGCGACCGCACCATCCTGCTGGGTGAGGTGCGCGGCGACCTTGTTGACCTGACCGATGCGGCCAGTTCGGATCTTCGCGACCTGGCCCTGTTCCAGGAGAACGATGATAATAAGTATAATTCGCCACGCGACTACTATGCTATTATCAACAACTGCAACTACTATATTGCCAATGCCAAGATTGACATGCGCAACAGTCAGGACAAGTATGTGTTCATGACCGAGTATGCAGCCATCAAGGCGATCCGTGCATGGACCTACCTGCAGCTGGTGCTGAACTATGGCGAGGTGGCTTACTACGAGGAGCCTCTGCTCACCAAGGAGGCTGCTGAGGCTGCCGAGAGAGCACCTAAGCGTGATCTGGACTACATCTGTAGCGAGTTGATTGCAGACCTGGAGAGCATCCCCTTGCAGTATCGCACGGAGTATCCCGGTATTGGAAAAATCCGTAATACGGACTCTCGCTTCTTCTACTTCCCCATTGATATCGTGCTGGGCGACCTCTATCTGTGGAGTGCCAAGACCCCTGCCGACTACTACAAGGCCGCAACTTGCTACTATAACTACATTAACACCCGCAATGGTCAGAGTGCAAGCAGCAACTATCCTGTTGGCGTCACAACTGTTATGTGGCCGAAGGGTACCACATCATGGCTCGGTATTACTGCGTATGGTGGTGACTTCTGGGGGAGTGAATCATACTCTAACGAAAGCGAGCTCATTACAATGATTGCCGGCGACTCTATCCGTGCTGAGGGTTATTATAGCGAATTGGGTAACCTGTTCTGTTCAACGAATGAGAACCAGGCTCAGTACAGCATCACAGCGTCTGAACGCCTGAAGGAGCTGTCTGCCTCAATGGCCAACTGTGTGTTGGGTAATAATGGTACCACCGTCAGCTATGCACCCAGTGGACTTGACTTAAATCGCTCTGGCGACTTGCGTCTCCCCTTCTGTTTCGGTCAGAATTTCAATAATTACAATAGCTTCAAGGATCCTGTGACGGGCGATCTTGTACCAACGCAGGTTATCTCTAAGTACAAGTACATGCTAAACAAGGAAAAAAGAGAGGAGAATGCAAGAAATAACATCCATATCTATCGCAAACAGATGGTTTATCTGCGTTTGGCTGAGGCCCTGAACCAGGCTGGTTTCCCACGTGCAGCCTTTGCTACGCTGAGCGAGGGACTGGACAACGCTATCCTGCGCGATTCCATCGGTCATACCATTCCCGAGGCCGACTCTATCAAGCTGGCTGCGTTCGACTTCCCCACGAACAACTATCGTCGTGCTTCGGCCAACTTCTTCGTGACGGGCAATGCTGAGCAGATACCTAACACCATTGGTATCCACACACGTGGTTCGGGTTATACTCCTATGAACGAGTTCTATAAGTTGATCAACGACACCGTAGAGACCAACGAGGCGAAGTACCGTCAGCTCACTGCCGAACAGCAGGTTTATGTGGACAGTCTGCTGCTTGACGAGATGGCGCTGGAGCTAGCCTTCGAGGGTACCCGCTACTACGACCTGATGCGTTTTGCCAAGCGTCAGGCTAACCCTGGTGCTTTCATGAAGAAACACATCGAGGCGCGCAAGGGTAAGAAGAGCTCTGCTCCCGTTTCTCGCGACCTCAGCGATCCGAAGAACTGGTATATGACGTGGAAGGGAAAGCTTGGCATTCAGTAA
- a CDS encoding M6 family metalloprotease domain-containing protein, translating into MKRMFFVLSLLVITLAVAAVPAKRGVLKTLKLADGTEVKACLEGDEFGHFWRGADGKAYCKTSAGVYQQVDAQTVIHKARSNRQKMNAVRGKRLSRRAGTQSSYLGKKKGIIILVNFKNSTFQKDHDKALFLRIANEPGYNEGNFKGSMTDYFKDQSRGLFELDFDVLGPYTVSRTYSYYGANDEDGNDLRPGEMVTEAVSQANKEVADWSDYDWDNDGEVDQVYVVYAGHGEADYDDENVIWPHAYALDEASKYGDGTGPVSVNGGKKVNTYACGPELDWRAAISGIGTMCHEFSHCLGYPDYYDIDYSGGQGMGSWDLMDSGSYNDDGYQPAGYTSYERWVAGWMEPIVLESQDTTVENMKSLQNGGESYVIYNQKNRNEFFLLENRQLDGWDASLPGAGLLILHADYDEDVWDLNGPNDDPEHQRFTWIPADNKYQMDADDRLTFSGMANDPFPYGSCNAFNRSTRPAAKLYNRNIDNSFYLGSSVENIKQNDDETVSFDFVADFKATNTQTGDTIFYESFDMCKGTGGNDGAWSGAIASSAIQFDNDDWVTENAGGGDGCAKFGTSKKSGSATTPAFTVSGTAQLTFLSGAWNSENEGTTLKLSVNNGSIEPATIKLSKGGFEEYEAVVSADGDVKLTFSASIKNRFFLDDVLVTAPKTTGISEQVAVRKTGAVYTLDGRYVGRDIHSLGRGLYIVDGKKVIR; encoded by the coding sequence ATGAAGAGAATGTTTTTTGTCCTGTCGCTTCTGGTGATAACTCTGGCAGTGGCAGCAGTACCAGCCAAGCGTGGCGTCTTGAAGACGTTGAAGTTGGCAGACGGTACAGAAGTAAAGGCATGTCTTGAAGGCGATGAATTCGGCCATTTTTGGAGAGGTGCCGATGGAAAAGCCTATTGCAAGACGTCAGCAGGTGTCTATCAGCAGGTAGATGCCCAAACCGTTATTCATAAAGCCAGGTCGAACCGCCAGAAGATGAATGCCGTGCGTGGCAAGCGCTTGTCCCGCCGTGCCGGCACTCAGAGCAGTTATCTGGGTAAGAAAAAGGGCATCATCATCTTGGTGAACTTTAAAAACTCCACGTTCCAAAAGGATCACGACAAGGCTCTCTTCCTGCGTATCGCCAACGAGCCAGGCTACAATGAGGGCAACTTCAAAGGGTCGATGACCGACTATTTCAAGGATCAGAGTCGCGGACTGTTCGAACTGGACTTCGATGTGCTGGGACCTTACACCGTCAGTCGTACCTATTCTTATTATGGTGCGAATGATGAAGATGGCAATGACCTGCGCCCCGGCGAGATGGTTACCGAGGCCGTCAGTCAGGCCAACAAAGAAGTTGCCGACTGGTCGGACTACGACTGGGACAACGATGGCGAGGTTGACCAGGTCTATGTGGTCTATGCCGGACATGGTGAGGCAGACTATGACGATGAGAATGTCATCTGGCCGCATGCTTATGCCCTTGATGAAGCCAGCAAATATGGTGACGGCACAGGCCCCGTCAGCGTGAATGGCGGCAAGAAGGTGAACACCTATGCCTGCGGTCCGGAGCTTGATTGGAGAGCTGCCATCTCCGGTATCGGTACCATGTGCCACGAGTTCTCCCACTGTCTGGGCTATCCCGACTACTACGACATAGACTATAGCGGAGGTCAGGGCATGGGCTCTTGGGACTTGATGGACTCTGGTTCTTATAATGACGACGGCTATCAGCCTGCTGGATATACCAGCTACGAGCGTTGGGTGGCTGGATGGATGGAACCCATCGTCCTTGAGAGTCAGGACACGACCGTCGAGAACATGAAGTCGCTGCAGAATGGCGGCGAAAGCTATGTCATCTATAACCAGAAGAATCGCAACGAGTTCTTCCTCTTGGAGAACCGACAGCTTGATGGCTGGGATGCCTCGCTGCCTGGTGCTGGTCTGCTGATTCTGCATGCTGACTACGATGAAGACGTGTGGGATCTCAATGGACCCAATGACGATCCCGAGCATCAGCGCTTCACATGGATTCCCGCCGACAATAAGTATCAGATGGACGCTGATGATCGTCTCACCTTCAGTGGCATGGCCAACGACCCCTTCCCTTATGGCAGTTGCAATGCTTTCAACAGGAGCACAAGGCCAGCAGCTAAGCTTTATAACAGGAATATAGACAACAGTTTCTATCTTGGCTCATCAGTAGAGAATATCAAACAAAATGACGATGAAACCGTCTCTTTTGACTTTGTGGCCGACTTCAAAGCAACGAACACACAGACTGGTGATACCATCTTCTACGAGTCGTTCGACATGTGTAAAGGCACCGGCGGTAATGATGGCGCATGGTCTGGGGCGATAGCTTCCTCAGCGATTCAATTCGATAACGACGACTGGGTGACAGAGAATGCCGGTGGTGGTGATGGCTGTGCGAAGTTCGGAACGTCCAAGAAGTCTGGTTCAGCCACAACACCAGCCTTTACGGTTAGCGGAACAGCCCAGTTGACCTTCTTGTCAGGCGCTTGGAATTCTGAAAACGAGGGCACCACACTAAAACTCTCGGTGAACAATGGCAGCATAGAACCTGCCACGATCAAGCTGAGCAAGGGTGGCTTCGAAGAATATGAGGCTGTGGTGAGTGCCGATGGCGATGTGAAACTGACGTTCAGCGCTTCCATCAAGAACCGTTTCTTCCTGGACGACGTGCTTGTGACGGCCCCCAAGACAACGGGCATCAGCGAGCAGGTGGCAGTTCGCAAGACGGGTGCCGTCTATACCCTCGATGGTCGTTATGTGGGTCGCGACATCCATTCCCTTGGTCGTGGCCTTTATATAGTGGATGGCAAGAAAGTGATACGATAA
- a CDS encoding SusC/RagA family TonB-linked outer membrane protein: protein MKKYILFGITLLMALPMNVWAQDEFDDEEEGVEVKARTFTKKIKQYETRVVKGVVLDATTRKPVSGAIVRVAEMDGYSVLTEDDGTYELKVPVFSSALFVTTPDYNPVKIGLQAVEQQKTICLYPSTFAAEYDAKTNVRNDYAATDFKYTSAINIKDEIQKQLGAQTYTKTLSGTPGVGSVMFVQGLNSLNVNAQPLVVIDDVIVDQQYGREMLHQGFYNDLLTSINPADIEKVTVMRNGTALYGSKGANGVILIQTRRNKSMATRITATASMGVVMEPKYYDMMSASQYRGYASEMLRTTNTNIRTFSFLNEDPDYYYYTPYHQNTDWKDYVYKTAFTQNYGINVEGGDDVANYNLSVGYTGANSTLKNNEMNRLNVRFNTDISLLKELSVRFDASFSNQTRNLRNDGAPTTYDEGTPSAPSFLAYVKSPFMSPYSYGRGLLSNNHWDNADETYLREALEGYTGYNWQLGNPASILEYSDAENKNRFENSLLNLSVTPKYMFSANLSLSEHFSYNLVNTHNQYYIPVNGVPDYYVKSIGGKRQNEVRSLASKQNSVMSDTRLDWNNRYGAHFIHAFGGVRVNWENYTSNTQLGYNTGSDKTPFMSGGLKNVDVTGVEESWNAISWYAQAEYNYMSRYYLQANLTVDGSTLFGQDGGDFRLFDAAWGVFPGVQASWVLSNEPWMAGVKNVDYLRLSAGFDVSGNDNIDYYAARSFFRANQFLHDVSGLTFAGIGNTKIQWETTRRFNFGVESSLLNNRLALSLNYFRSTTNNLLTTQSLGFLSGLDDNWSNSGKLKNNGFDVTATVKVLAQKDWQWQVGASLGHYKNEITELPDNNKTLKTELYGATILTEVGRPANVFYGYRTEGVFATTAEAKAAGTSDPNGLYVLGANGKDHNYFQAGDVHFTDVSGDGVIDEKDMVVIGDPNPDIYGNIFTSLSWKRLKLDVNFNYSVGNDVYNYMRSQLEGGSRFMNQTTAMNHRWQAEGQQTDMPRITFQDPLGNSRFSDRWIEDGSYLRLKSATLSYDLPVNSEFIQGVQFWIQGNNLLTFSKYLGTDPEFSTSSKVIGQGIDLGRLAQSRSIVAGVKINL, encoded by the coding sequence ATGAAGAAATATATATTGTTTGGAATCACGCTACTGATGGCACTTCCAATGAATGTATGGGCGCAAGACGAGTTCGATGACGAAGAGGAAGGCGTCGAAGTCAAGGCACGCACATTCACTAAGAAAATAAAACAATACGAGACACGTGTGGTCAAGGGTGTTGTGCTCGATGCCACCACGCGGAAGCCTGTCAGCGGTGCCATCGTTCGTGTTGCCGAGATGGATGGCTACAGTGTGCTGACAGAAGACGACGGTACCTACGAGTTGAAGGTGCCTGTATTCTCTTCGGCATTGTTTGTGACCACTCCCGACTATAACCCCGTGAAGATCGGTCTGCAGGCTGTCGAGCAGCAGAAGACCATCTGTCTCTATCCCAGCACGTTCGCTGCCGAGTATGATGCCAAGACCAACGTGCGCAATGACTATGCGGCCACTGACTTCAAATATACCAGTGCCATTAATATCAAGGACGAGATTCAGAAGCAGTTGGGCGCACAGACCTACACCAAGACGCTGAGTGGCACCCCGGGTGTCGGTAGCGTGATGTTCGTGCAGGGCTTGAACTCACTGAATGTGAATGCCCAGCCACTGGTGGTCATCGACGATGTGATTGTTGACCAACAGTATGGTCGCGAGATGCTGCATCAGGGCTTTTATAACGACCTGCTGACCAGTATCAACCCCGCCGACATCGAGAAGGTGACGGTGATGCGCAATGGTACAGCCCTCTATGGTTCGAAGGGTGCCAATGGTGTCATCCTGATTCAGACCCGTCGCAACAAGTCGATGGCTACACGTATCACCGCAACAGCCTCGATGGGCGTGGTGATGGAGCCAAAGTATTATGACATGATGAGCGCTTCGCAGTATCGTGGCTATGCATCTGAAATGCTGCGCACGACGAACACGAACATCCGCACTTTCAGCTTCCTCAACGAGGATCCCGACTACTATTACTACACCCCCTACCACCAGAACACGGATTGGAAGGACTATGTCTATAAGACCGCCTTCACCCAGAACTACGGCATCAACGTAGAGGGTGGCGACGATGTGGCCAACTATAACCTCTCGGTGGGTTATACAGGTGCTAACAGTACGCTGAAGAACAACGAGATGAACCGCCTGAACGTGCGTTTCAACACCGACATCTCACTGCTGAAAGAGCTGAGCGTGCGTTTCGATGCGTCGTTCTCTAACCAGACACGCAACCTGCGTAACGACGGTGCTCCCACAACCTACGACGAAGGCACACCTTCTGCTCCCTCGTTTCTGGCTTATGTGAAGAGCCCCTTCATGAGTCCTTACAGCTATGGCCGCGGTTTGCTGTCAAACAATCACTGGGACAATGCCGACGAGACCTACCTGCGTGAGGCCTTGGAAGGCTATACCGGTTACAACTGGCAGTTGGGTAACCCCGCTTCTATCCTGGAATACTCGGATGCCGAGAACAAGAACCGTTTTGAGAACTCACTGCTGAACCTCAGCGTGACTCCCAAGTATATGTTCAGTGCTAACCTCTCGCTGAGTGAGCACTTCAGCTATAATCTGGTGAACACTCACAACCAGTACTATATTCCTGTGAACGGTGTGCCCGATTACTATGTGAAGAGCATTGGTGGCAAACGCCAAAACGAGGTTCGTTCGCTGGCTTCTAAGCAGAACTCGGTGATGAGTGATACCCGTCTGGACTGGAACAACCGCTATGGTGCTCACTTCATCCATGCCTTCGGTGGTGTGCGCGTGAACTGGGAAAACTACACCAGCAACACACAGCTGGGCTACAACACGGGTAGTGACAAGACTCCATTCATGAGTGGTGGCTTGAAGAACGTGGATGTAACTGGTGTGGAAGAGAGCTGGAACGCTATCTCATGGTATGCACAGGCTGAATATAACTATATGAGCCGTTACTACTTGCAGGCTAACCTGACTGTTGACGGATCTACACTCTTCGGACAGGATGGCGGCGATTTCCGCCTGTTCGATGCTGCCTGGGGCGTGTTCCCTGGTGTTCAGGCATCATGGGTGCTCTCTAACGAGCCTTGGATGGCTGGCGTTAAGAATGTGGACTACCTGCGTCTGTCGGCTGGTTTCGATGTGAGCGGTAACGACAACATCGACTACTATGCTGCTCGCAGCTTCTTCCGTGCTAATCAGTTCTTGCACGATGTGTCTGGACTGACCTTCGCCGGTATTGGTAATACCAAGATTCAGTGGGAGACCACCCGTCGCTTTAACTTCGGCGTGGAGTCTAGTCTGCTGAACAACCGTTTGGCTCTGAGTCTGAACTACTTCCGCTCAACCACCAACAACCTGCTCACCACCCAGTCGCTGGGCTTCCTGAGCGGTCTGGACGACAACTGGTCTAACTCTGGTAAGCTGAAGAACAACGGTTTCGACGTGACCGCCACCGTCAAGGTGCTGGCACAGAAAGACTGGCAGTGGCAAGTAGGTGCAAGCCTGGGTCACTACAAGAACGAGATCACTGAGTTGCCCGACAACAACAAGACGCTGAAGACAGAACTCTATGGCGCTACCATCCTGACAGAGGTGGGCCGTCCTGCTAATGTGTTCTATGGCTATCGCACAGAGGGCGTCTTTGCAACGACAGCCGAGGCCAAGGCTGCTGGTACCAGCGACCCCAACGGCTTGTATGTTCTGGGTGCCAACGGTAAGGACCATAACTACTTCCAGGCTGGTGACGTACACTTCACCGACGTGAGCGGTGATGGCGTTATCGACGAAAAGGATATGGTGGTCATCGGTGACCCCAATCCCGACATTTATGGTAACATCTTTACTTCGCTGAGCTGGAAACGCCTCAAGCTCGACGTGAACTTCAACTACAGCGTGGGCAATGATGTCTATAACTACATGCGTTCACAGTTGGAGGGCGGCAGCCGCTTCATGAACCAGACCACGGCGATGAACCACCGTTGGCAGGCAGAAGGTCAGCAGACCGACATGCCTCGCATCACCTTCCAGGATCCTCTGGGCAACAGCCGCTTCAGCGACCGTTGGATCGAAGATGGTTCTTACCTGCGTCTGAAGAGCGCCACTCTGAGCTACGACCTGCCAGTCAACTCTGAGTTCATCCAGGGCGTTCAGTTCTGGATTCAGGGCAACAACCTGCTGACATTCTCTAAGTATCTTGGTACCGATCCTGAGTTCTCTACCTCTTCAAAGGTGATTGGTCAGGGTATCGACCTGGGTCGTCTGGCACAGAGCCGTTCTATCGTGGCTGGTGTGAAGATTAATCTGTAA